One Armatimonadota bacterium genomic window carries:
- a CDS encoding 2-oxoisovalerate dehydrogenase, with amino-acid sequence MSTLQASTVLNKLDFLKLMMLSREGDRREGILLRQSKGWFQVSGMGHEALGALALGLREDDYVFPYYRDRGLVLARGLSNYELAVAYFAKRESSSGGRQMPGHYSSRKHNIFSVCTPTGGGLLPACGAAWAMKLEGGDSVVVVTVGDAASRQGEFYEAWAFAKQENLPVIFVVEDNKYGISTPTEKFMPFHLGIIDEKAYIPVNGRVVQEVYEAGKAAIAKARKGEGPTMLWMDLDRLSSHTSSDDHRVYRPLEDIEEMTHRDPIRLLKEELIAEKKLTEEEFAKIQEGIVEQVDQDYLKAEKLDDPLAEELMADCWGAECVAEAPPISPGRMTMVSSINATFQKALENDPKIVFFGEDIEDPKGGVFGITKGLSESFPKQVFNSPLAEATIMGVAIGMSAYGWHPVFELQFIDFISPGWNQIVANMSTLRWRTFGEWKCPMTIYAPYGAYLPGGSLWHSQSNEASLAHVPGLQVAIPSTPEDAAGILWSSIHGDDPSFVLIPKHVFRMQKDVKDVKPLPFGKAKVLQEGTDVTIVTYGNTIEVVEEAAKKSGVSCEIIDLISIVPCDYKTITASVEKTGRLIVVHEDTKTCGFGESVISNMVSVPERFNLFLSPPQLVCRDDVHIGYNPIYEYAALPDVERVLDAIHVVME; translated from the coding sequence ATGTCAACACTACAGGCATCCACCGTGCTGAACAAGCTCGATTTTCTAAAGCTCATGATGCTAAGCCGCGAGGGTGACCGTCGCGAAGGCATCCTACTTCGACAAAGCAAAGGCTGGTTCCAGGTATCCGGCATGGGTCACGAGGCATTGGGCGCGCTGGCGCTGGGCCTGCGCGAAGACGACTATGTCTTCCCCTACTATCGGGACCGAGGTTTGGTCTTGGCGCGAGGGCTGTCGAACTATGAGCTGGCGGTGGCGTATTTCGCCAAGCGCGAGAGCAGCAGCGGCGGGCGGCAGATGCCCGGCCACTACAGCAGTCGCAAGCATAACATTTTTAGCGTCTGCACTCCGACGGGCGGCGGACTTTTGCCGGCTTGCGGCGCGGCTTGGGCGATGAAGCTAGAGGGCGGCGACAGTGTGGTCGTGGTCACAGTTGGCGACGCGGCGTCGCGACAAGGCGAGTTTTACGAAGCGTGGGCCTTTGCCAAGCAGGAGAACCTGCCGGTCATCTTTGTGGTGGAGGACAACAAGTACGGCATCTCGACTCCGACCGAGAAGTTCATGCCGTTCCACCTGGGAATCATCGACGAGAAGGCGTACATTCCAGTGAACGGCCGAGTCGTGCAGGAAGTTTACGAAGCGGGCAAGGCGGCGATCGCCAAGGCGCGAAAGGGCGAGGGGCCGACCATGCTGTGGATGGACCTCGACCGACTGTCCTCGCATACGTCGTCGGATGACCACCGCGTGTATCGACCGCTGGAAGACATCGAGGAGATGACCCATCGCGACCCGATTCGGCTTTTGAAGGAAGAGCTGATCGCAGAGAAGAAGCTGACTGAAGAGGAGTTTGCCAAGATTCAGGAGGGCATCGTCGAGCAGGTGGACCAGGACTACCTCAAGGCGGAGAAGCTGGACGACCCGCTTGCCGAAGAGTTGATGGCCGACTGCTGGGGTGCGGAATGCGTGGCCGAGGCGCCGCCGATTTCGCCGGGCCGAATGACGATGGTGTCCAGCATCAACGCAACGTTCCAGAAGGCATTGGAGAACGACCCCAAGATTGTGTTCTTCGGCGAGGATATCGAGGACCCGAAGGGCGGCGTTTTTGGCATCACGAAGGGCTTGAGCGAATCTTTCCCGAAGCAGGTTTTCAATTCGCCGCTCGCAGAGGCGACGATCATGGGCGTGGCGATCGGCATGTCGGCGTACGGCTGGCATCCGGTGTTCGAACTGCAGTTCATCGACTTCATTTCGCCGGGCTGGAACCAGATCGTGGCGAATATGTCGACCCTCCGATGGCGAACGTTTGGCGAGTGGAAGTGCCCGATGACGATTTACGCGCCGTACGGTGCGTACTTGCCGGGAGGATCGTTGTGGCATAGCCAATCGAACGAGGCGTCTTTGGCCCACGTGCCGGGATTGCAGGTCGCAATTCCGAGCACACCGGAAGATGCCGCCGGGATTTTGTGGAGCAGTATCCACGGCGACGATCCGTCGTTCGTCTTGATTCCGAAGCACGTTTTCCGTATGCAGAAGGACGTGAAGGACGTGAAGCCGTTGCCTTTTGGCAAGGCCAAGGTTCTGCAGGAGGGAACCGACGTGACGATTGTCACCTACGGAAACACGATCGAAGTTGTGGAAGAGGCGGCGAAGAAGTCGGGCGTTTCGTGCGAGATTATCGACCTGATCTCGATTGTGCCGTGCGACTACAAGACGATCACGGCGTCGGTCGAGAAGACGGGGCGGCTGATCGTGGTGCATGAGGACACGAAGACTTGCGGCTTCGGCGAGAGCGTCATCAGCAACATGGTGAGCGTGCCGGAGCGGTTCAACCTGTTCCTGTCGCCGCCGCAGTTGGTTTGTCGCGACGACGTGCACATCGGCTACAACCCGATCTACGAATACGCAGCGTTGCCGGACGTCGAGCGAGTGCTCGATGCGATCCACGTTGTGATGGAGTAG
- a CDS encoding pyridoxal-phosphate dependent enzyme encodes MYRTCEASVRIHFVADFPKIDLILSPTPLHRLPRLSDQLGLDLWIKRDDLTGFAFGGNKGRKLEYLIGEAVAQRAEVVVTCGSAQSNFVRQLAAACSLVGIRFAAAVMPLPYEFEEASGGLAAEGGNLLLDRILGADIRLLPNDTWESLYDSAAKLADEYRKSGKNMYEIPIGGSTPQGAYAFYQAGKELQSQADPFNMIVVASSSGSTQTGLTAAYKGTSTVVQGIACDPEPDMPDEFVALAAKLDELTDLNLNLKRDDFAFNLDYVGPGYGVPSEGGMAAIRTLAQAEGIFLDPIYSGKAFHGLLDLAANGKLPKRVCFWHTGGTPALFAMQG; translated from the coding sequence TTGTATCGGACGTGTGAGGCATCTGTCAGAATTCACTTTGTGGCTGACTTTCCCAAAATCGACCTGATTCTGTCGCCCACGCCCCTCCATCGCCTGCCCCGCCTCTCCGATCAACTCGGCCTCGATCTCTGGATCAAGCGCGATGACCTCACCGGCTTTGCGTTCGGCGGCAACAAGGGCCGCAAGCTGGAATATCTCATCGGCGAGGCCGTAGCTCAACGGGCTGAAGTCGTCGTCACCTGCGGCTCCGCCCAGTCCAACTTCGTCCGCCAACTCGCCGCCGCCTGCTCGCTCGTGGGCATACGCTTTGCCGCCGCGGTCATGCCGCTCCCATACGAATTCGAAGAAGCCTCTGGTGGATTAGCCGCCGAGGGTGGCAATCTCCTGCTCGACCGAATCCTCGGCGCAGATATCCGGCTCCTGCCCAACGACACCTGGGAAAGCCTTTACGACTCAGCCGCCAAGCTTGCCGATGAATACAGGAAAAGCGGCAAAAATATGTACGAAATCCCCATTGGTGGGAGCACACCGCAAGGCGCTTATGCTTTCTACCAAGCCGGAAAAGAACTGCAATCGCAAGCCGATCCGTTCAACATGATCGTCGTCGCCAGCTCGTCGGGATCGACCCAAACCGGCCTCACCGCCGCCTACAAAGGAACCTCGACCGTCGTCCAAGGCATCGCCTGCGACCCCGAGCCGGACATGCCGGACGAGTTCGTCGCTCTCGCCGCCAAGCTCGATGAGCTGACCGACCTTAACTTGAACCTCAAGCGCGACGACTTCGCCTTCAACCTTGACTACGTCGGCCCGGGATACGGCGTCCCTAGCGAGGGCGGCATGGCGGCAATTCGAACCCTCGCCCAAGCCGAGGGTATCTTCCTCGATCCGATCTACTCCGGCAAGGCGTTCCACGGCCTACTAGACTTGGCCGCCAACGGAAAGCTGCCGAAGCGAGTGTGCTTCTGGCACACCGGCGGCACGCCCGCGCTCTTCGCGATGCAAGGCTGA